The Oryctolagus cuniculus chromosome 4, mOryCun1.1, whole genome shotgun sequence genomic sequence atattattttaatacaaaagcCTTTTGTAAAGAAAACTTTGTGGAGCCctcattgtagcacagcaggttaagctgccacctgtgatgctggcatctcatattagagtgccggtttgaatcctggcagctctgcttctgatctactttcctgctaatgcacctgggaaggcagtggaacatgacctaagtgcttgagctcccGTCATTCATGtgcgagacccggatggagtgccagcctcctggctttggcctggtcaagccctagatgttgtagccatttggagtacaaaccagcaggtggaaattgtttctctgtctttccctctctctctctgtcacagtgcctttcaaataagtaagttaattttaaaaattatgttatcCAATTCATCAGCAAATTGTAATTATTGATTCTAGATTTTGAGTCGCAGTTAAAGACTGTCTCCATTCCCAAGTTTTAAAGGAATTCACTTGTGAATATATTTGAGGAGCTGACTCGTTAAATTTTGTTCATATGGctcttatacattttttgtgttatttattcctaaacattttgtctgttttgctggcattgtaagtgggGATTCTCTCCAAAAGACTTGTTAACTGGTTAATGGTTATGTATAGGAACCCATTTTAAAACTTGCACTAATTGTACAGCCTACCAATCATGCAATTCTTTTGTTGCTTATGGTATTTTTCCCATTGATTCTTTGGGGATTTctacatatataataatttataactaCAGGCAGTTTTACTTCCTTATTTCTAATTCTTTTACCTCTAAATGCTCCTCTTACTTCGATGAActggctaacacttccaggaACTTACCAACTAGTTGTGGTAATAGTGACTATCCTTGTCAGCAAAATAGATGTTAGCTATGGtgctaattgtgtgtgtgtgcataattaTGTGAAGAAACAATCTATTGATTTTTTATTGTTCCGAGTTTTTGAAATGAGTAGTGGGGATTGATTTTGTGAGATTTCTTTACAGAATCAAAGGTAACAACCATTAGCTTCTCAAATACAGGCCTAATACTTAATATTAATGGGTTTCCCATTATTGAAGCCTTCTTGCGATTCTAGAATAAACCCTAACTGGTTGTTGTGTATTTTATTCTATACAGTATTGGAGTCTCTGTAACAATATCTTATTTAGAATTTGTTCCTCAACATTTGAAAGCATGATTAGGGGACAGTTTTCTTTCATTATGTGCAATCTTAGTCACTTTTATCGGTTTTCCATTTGCTTCATAAAATGAGCTAGAAGTCTTCCTGTATGTTCTTTATCTGCATATTTAAGTAACAGTGATATTATCTGCTCTTTAAAGGTTTGTTGTCATCCCCTTGTGAGATCACCCAGGCCTGGCATTCTTCACTATGGGGAGAGAGGGCTCTTGACTGAAGGTTCTTTGAAAGATGTGTTCACTTGTACTTCTAGCCCAATATTAGTTGCCCTGCATGGCAGAGGGCTGCAGGTGGTATAAAAGGGCTCCACGATACCTTTCCCGAGCTGCATAAGCTAGGTGGTGGATTGAAACGGTAAAGGATTAATAGTGACAAAGAGTCTTTGCTTGGCCACACTTTAGTTGGGCTCCTGAACTTTCTGTGCCCTTTTTTATAGAGTCCAGTTTTAGCAAACACCCTGCCAAGTCAGTTGTGCGAGACTCCCTCAACTCCTCCGCATCTCCCCAGGTTCCTCACCCTCCCACATTTCCCAGGGGatgcctgccccaccctggcctgTCTGAAGCAAGACTCTTGTTAGGTCGGTGTAGCCAGAATCCCCATCACTGCTGATGTTTCCTCTCGGTCACTTTCCGTCCAGGACCCCCACTCTGCTCCTTAGCTGTAAACTCCCACTTGCCCAGGCTGCACTAGGAGTGGAGCTCCTGCAGCCGCTCCCCGGGTCCCCCTGCCTTGGTGCCTACACCTACCGTGATGTCCTGAATAAAGTCTGCCTTGCCTTGCTTGCTTTAAGAAGAGGCATTGCGCAGTTTTCCCATGACATATCAGGTAGTGTTGtcgaggagggaggaggagaggaggagaggaggggagtgtTGCCTTGGCTGGAAGACCCAGGAAAAGAGGCTGCAGGAGGGCCAAAACTGAGGAGGGACCATCagctgtttcttccccaaatcccccccccccccatcccgcAGGCGAGGGGTTACTCTTCCTGTTTTCTCAGCTGTGAAGGCAGGGGAAATCTCCCATAGTCCCCAGTCTCCTGCACTCCTTGGCAGCTTTTAGGGGTTGACGGAGTGCTCAGAGAGCCACCTCACCAGAGGGAGCACGGACAAGACAATTCCCTCACCAAGCTTGCTGTGAGCCGGTGGCAGCCAACAAGCAGACACATTCATAAGCCTCAGGGTGCAGACGTTCCCTCTAGGTTGAGTCTGGTTTCCTGAGGCAGCTCTCTCTGCACCACGGCACTGCTCAGATCGCTCTCTGCTGGGAGGTGGCTTTGCTGGGGCTGTGAGGCACGTGGGAGTGAGGCTCTTCCTGGTGCCCACCGTGTCCACTTGCCCCCTTCTGCCATAACGTGGCctgccgccagggggcgccgGTCGACTCTGCAGGGAGTTGGGAGAGTGGGGATGAGCCGCACCGCTCCCAGCAGCTGCGGATGTGGCACGCCAGCAAGAACACGGTGGTGGTGAGCGCCCTGGAGTCTgctctccacttctgagccaaccAGAGGAATTTGGAGAGGCCGAAGCCCACAGACACTGCGGGGAGATCGGTCTGTGTCCCCAGGAGAGGTCCAGGCTGTTTCCTATGTACAAGTTGTGGCCTTTGTCTCAGCCCTTCGCAGAGCTGCCACGCCCCaagctgcacctgcagcaggCAGCGGGGTCTAGGGGCTGCCTGGGCTGTGAAGGGGCACCGGGGGCCCAGCGAGTGCTTTCTGAGCTCGGCCAGCACCTCTTCCCTGCTGTTGCTTCCTTCCCTCGACACCCACGCCCACCCAGCAGCACCAGGGCTGACCAGACCTTTCCGACCTGAAACCCCAAGAGGCAGGGCCGAGAACAAGTGTGAAGGCTCATTGGAGACCTTTAAAATGTGAGTCAGTCCCTGAGTGACAGCCAGCTACGGCTGCTGACTGTCCCTAAACACTCAGTGTGGCCCTGGGAGTTCTTAGTCtaggcctgccccccccccccccccccccccggcacccagggcggcccagctctggctgctccattacCCAGTGGGCTGTGGTACCAGGAGCTTCCCACCAGTGAGATTCTCATGTGGAGGGACCTGTTGAAGGTCCTCTGGGGGAGCCTTCTGTCCCTGACTTTCCTGCACGGTGGCTACTTGCCTGCAGAGGAGTTGTATCCTCCTATCCTTACACCAGCTGTGTGGGACAGAAGAAAGAGCTAGGGGGAACCCTGGCCTTGGGGcctgttatggtgcagcaggttaaactggagtcccagcagaaaatggcccaagggcttggacttGGCCtacgtgtgggagactggatgaagacTCAGGCTCCTGTTTGATTGCTGCCATTCGGGGAGTTAATTggctgatggaagatccctctctctctgcctttcaattaaatacatcttttttttttttttttttttaaatagagaagcTTGGCCTTGGAGGCCACAGACTAGTATTTTAACCCCTTgcaaaatatattacataaataGGGATATTCTCTTCTGAgttttccccaagatttatttatttgaaagacagagagaaagaaaagagagacagaaggggggagagagagatctttcatctgctaattcactctccaaatggcccaacgaccaggactgggcccgggcgaagccaggagccaggaactccatccttgtggaggggcccaagtactcgggccatcttccgctgcttttccaggcacactagcagggagctggatccgaagcggagcagctgggatgcaaactggcactctgatgtgggatgctgctcGAGTTGCAGCGGTGGTTTAACTGGCTTTTTTCAACTTCCTTAATTTATGTTGTTATACATACTACGATGCATCCTATGATCCAGGCACTGTATGAAGCACTTTATCAAATGTGAGTTCAtcgaatgctcacaacagccctgtGAGGAAGGTGCTATTAACCCTAtatgcagatgaggaaactgaggcttaggatGGCTGAGTAATTTCCCCAGGGTTACCAAACAAGGAGAACTTTGAATTCCTGAATTATTCCACAGTCTGATAATCAGGGTCCATTGATCGAAATGGTctcagccatcttcctctgtggACAAGTTGCtgagaagcaaacagaaaaacccgttttttttttttttttcaacagagacattttcttttcttttcttaagatttatttatttatttgaaagagagagcaagagagaagagaaagatattttcaatttgctggttcatttcctaagtggccacaatggcaggggctgggttgagtggaagccaggagcttcttctgggtctccacgtgggtgcaggggcccaagcacttgggtcatcttccactgctttcttaggtgcattagcaaggagctggattggaagtagaccagctgggactcaaaccagcacccatatgggatactggccctgcaggcagaggcttaaccttctgggccatagcactggcccccagaaaaaACTCTTTAACTTGCTTTCTTTTCAAGCTTACTCTGCTTCTTTGGATTTTACATCATATAAGCTAGGTCCCACATGTTTGAAGTCTGCCCACCCAAGTGTAGAAACACAAGCTGTTAACATTTATGCCCATGCATCAGTATCTGCTTTTCTGTGCCCTGTTCCACTAGCTGTCACCACATCCCCTCTGCCTTGGCAGCCAGTCTGGGCAACACCCCTCTGGTTCAACCTCAGCACCCTCCCTTGGACACACGCTAGGTATCACTGCCCCTTCAGCTGAAGACATAGGGTCAGTTGAAAGGTGGTGACGTCTCTTCTTGGAGTGAACCTTGAAAAGCTGAATTTGGGTGGGCAGAGAGACATTGGCAAGGCagatatgagggtacttccaaaagttgatggaaaaatgaAGTGGAATGACATGTATATTTTGGGGCAAacaatttggaaatccatgcagttttttcacaatactcACTTTCCATGAGCCTTCCAAAGATCCCTTGTGTGCATAgatttaagattttttgttttgcaccaagaaaaacacttttaatcccattttccacaatgtTTTTGAAACACTCTCATATTGTCTAAGGGTCTGGAGTTGGGGTATGGGAGTTGGGGTCTGGAGTTGGGGTATGGGGCCATGATAGAAAGGTAGGAATGGCAGAGCCCAGAGACAGGAGGAAACTGGTGTGAGATAGAGAGCCTTGCAAAGGGGATAGAAGACAGGAACCTGCAGGGTGTGAAAAGCTCAGGGTGTTTGACTAGAATGCAGGGGGCAGGGCAAAAGGCTTTGGGTATTTCTGCTGGTGGAGATGTAGGTTTTCAGGGTTTGCACAATGGGGCATGCCCAAGGTGGCTGTGGTGAGAGCCTTGGAGACCTCCACCCTCTCTCCCCTGAGCTTTGCAAATGCATTGAGGGCAGGGGTTGGGATTGTTCAGTCTCAAATCTTCAGAGTCTCCTGGGTCCCCTTGACTTCATCCTGGTGAGTCTGGTGCTTTGTAGGCACCCATGGACTTTCAAACaagtgaaggcagagagagaaaaaggaaaagaaggaggagggagggtttgttccacagcaggagctggcgATGGCTGAGAGCTCCAGACAAGTGTCAACCAGTCCCTTTCCAAAGTCAGGCCCCTGGGGCTCACCCTTCTCTGCATTGCCCATGGGATCACTGTGCACAAGGAAACTCACTCTCTGGTCTTTATTCTACAGGGTCAGAGGTAATAGGCCAGAATTCACCAAGGTCTCCGCCGAGACAAACAAGACCAAGGAAGATCTCGCTGTCACTCATTCAAGGGAAAGTGGCTGTTCAAGGCCTTTGTTCCACCCATGTACCATGCCCACAGTGAATGCTCATGAGATTGCAAGTGCTGTCTCTGGCCTGTACAGTGCCCACACTCGCACAATTCCCCCGCCTTCACACGTTCTCAGCGGGACGAAGTCAGGGGAACACAGTGAGCAGTTCCTCCTCAGTAAGGGGTTCTTCAGAATCGTGGCCATTGCACAGATGCTCTTGAGTTCTTGACATAAAGGTTGGTTTTTGAAAACGTAGATTAGGACAGAACTTAAAAACAACAGATTGACTAATAGTCATACAAAGATTAGTGTACCTTTGAccacatttttttgtttatttttctatgtgtttCCTTCGTGGTCTTTCATGTGGCTCACCCAATGCCGTCTGTGTACTTGTTGAGAGCTTTAACTGTTTTTCACGTAGTTTTTGCTGAAGTCAGTTTTTCCAAGACCCTCTTTCTTCAGAGCTCAGTTTCACCTTCCCACCTGCTGGCAGCCGCTTCGGTCACAGAAAGAGGCCACATCTGCTTCCTGTAGGCCCCCTGGGCAGAAGCATGcactggtgcttcctcctgatctgggcccaggggctgaggcaggctcCTCTCCTCGCCTCAGGTAAGGCCTGGAACCTGGCAGGGCCGAGAGGAAGAGCGGACAAGGGTGAGCCTGGCAGGGCCTCTGGGGCGCGGACATGGGCAAGGCTGTCGTGCGTCCTGTACCTGTGTGAGGGGCTGAGCTGCAGCGGTCAGAGTGCCGGGCACTCGAGTGTGGGGAGGGCACTCAGCGGTGAGTTCTGCTGGGGGCAGCCTTTGGAGATCTCAGGGTGTGGGTGCCTGCCTGGCTGGCGTAAGcaagcaagaggaggaggaggagggagaaggctgGATCACCAGCTGCTTATTAGAAGCTCCCACTTGGTCCAGTCTGTCTTCTGCTCTTAGGGGTCAAAAATGCCTTATTCCGGGTTCTATGGCTTCTACCACCATGGACCAAATCTTTGCCagatttatttcttctgtgttaACAGCCTTCGATACGTCTTTCTGAGGGAAGGGACACAGATGTTTAAGTACCATGGCctaaagtactttttttaaaaatttatttatttatttgaaaggcagagctacagaaagagaatgaaggtggggggtggggggaagagagatcttctatctgctggttcattttccaaatggctctaacagccagggccgggccatgccaaagcctggaggcagtAGCCTctaccagatctcccatgtaggtgcaggagcccaaggatctgagccattttctactgtcttcccacacattagcagggagctggactggaagtggagtagccaggattcgaactggcacccatatgggatgccggcattgtagttTGTGGcttgtggctttacctggtatgtcATAGCGCCCACCCCCTAAAGTAGCTTTGATGTTGCTTTCTCACCCAGATGAGAGTAGACAGGTGCTCAGAGTGCAAGGGAGTGGTGAGTGCTGAAGAGGCAGCTTTGCCTGGAAGAAAGAGAGTGTTCCTTGTCACCTTCCTTTCCCTTGGATCCCTCAGCTTTCCTGAAGGATTTCTGGGCACCCCAAAGGGCAGTCAGCCAAACAGCCAGATTTTTTTTCGAAGGACAGTGCAACTAGTGCAGAACTGGACTGCTGGAAGATACacaagaaacaaaccaaaaaaaaaaaaaaagcaaaaaaaaaaaaaaaaaaaaaaccaggagagGTGGTGTCAGCTGACAAGGGCAtatattttgggggggggggggggggacaagcgGATGAAAATCACCAAGGAGCCAGTTCTGAAGCTATTGGGCAGAAATGCGATGAGCAGGCTGCGCTCTCAGTCGTGTGGTAATAAGCCAGGATTTAATGAGGGGCTTACTAATAGTGGTGGCAGTGAGAAAGCAAGAGGGGAACATGGGCTTCctcaaggagggggccaggaaGTGCAGCTTTGAGAAGCCttcaggtgggggcagagggaggctgaagcagggagggaaggagatgggCTGGGCTAAAGTCCATGGACGTGGAGGACAGGAGGCGTGGAAAGGGGACACGAGGTGGGGCTGGGAGCCTTGAGTGACAGGCATAGAGAGGAATGGCTGTTGCCATGGGCAAGTCAACAGGAGAGACTGGAGAAACTTTCATTCTGGAAGCCAGTTCTGGCCTTGGGCACCTTGGAGTTCCCCCTGGAGATTCAAGGTTAATTGCTGACCTGGGCCTCATggtacttcttcctcttccccaggcACTATGGCAAGCATGATAGTGACAACAGGCAACATTTCTGCAGAGGAAGGCGGCTCCGCCATCTTACAGTGTCACCTTTCCTCCACCACGACGGAAGTGACCCAGGTCAACTGGGAGCAGCAGGACCGACTGCTGGCCGTTCGTCATGTTGACCTTGGCTGGCACATCTCGCCAGCCTTCAAGGAGCGGGTGGTGCCAGGCCCCAGCCTGAGCCTTACCCTGCTGGCGCTGACTGTGAATGACACAGGGGAGTACTTCTGCACCTACCATACCTACCCCGATGGGATTTACAAAGGCAGAATCTTTCTGGAAGTCCGAGGAAGCTCAGGTATTTTCTCAGGAGCAGGGTGGGAATGCCTTCTTCCTCCGGCGTAGAAAATGCCAGCCTGAAACCCTCTGGGGAGCAGGGTTTCTCAATCCTGAACTTGGggatcacctggggagctttctATAGCTCTGTAGCTGGGACTACAGACGGATGGGATGAGGCTCTCCCGGGCAGAGCTGAGATTAAAGGCTCCGAAAACATTCCAGGTGATTCTGCTGTGCAGGCACGACCAACACCCCCTGTTCCTGCGGGAGAAGCACATCTGACTTATCCGagtggtttttcttttaaagatttacttatttgggaggcTGAATTACAGAAACACAGaggtgggggagaaggggagggcagggggagggggagatatcttctatccactgcttcactcccccaaatggcaaggggcagggctgtgccaggccaaagcaaggagccaggagtttcatctgggtctcctatgtggattcaggagcccaaggacttggggccatcttctgctgctttcccagatgccttagcagggagctggatcagaagtgaagcagctggaactgaaaccggtgtccatatgggatgccagcgttgcaggcaatggctttacctgctacagcacagtgctgagTCCTTTACTAGGAAGACTAGCTGATGAGGTCAGACGCAAGGTGTTCTCATTTATTTGCTTAGCGCCGATCAtacagaattctctctctctcttttttttttctctttttttgacaggcagagtggacagtgagagagagagagagacagagagaaaggtcttccttttccgttggttcaccccccaaatggccgctgtggctagcATACCGCGctaatctgaggccaggagtcaggtgcctctcctggtctcccatgcgggtgcagggcccaagcacttgggccatcctccactgcactcccgggtcacagcagagagctggactggaagaggaacaactgggacagaatccagtgctctgactgggactagaacccggggtgccggcgttgcaggtggaggattagcttagtgagctgcggcgctggctcagAATTCTCTCTTAAATGTATAAAGAGTGGAGCTGGTTAAAAATAATGCTTGATATGAGCAAAGTGTAAATGTATGATAGTTTACATTTTTTGTGATATCTCAGAATTTCCAAAATGCCCTGATATTCATTAGCAACTTGGACACTTAGATCATTTCTCTGGGACTTGGGCAACGATTATCATCATATCTAAGAGATCAGGGTTGAGAAGAGCTCAGATTCTGACATTATCCAGCCTGGGTTCAAATGTTGACTTTGCTATTGACCTTGGACAAGATTACTTACCTTCTCTGTGCATCAATTTCTCACCTGGGCAGTGAGGATAGATGTGAGaccttaggggccggcgccgtggctcaataggctaatcctccaccttgcggcgccggcacaccgggttctagtcccggttggggcgccggattctgtcccggtcgcccctcttccaggccagctctctgctatggccagggagtgcagtggaggatggcccaggtgcttgggccctgcaccccatgggagaccaggaaaagcacctggctcctggctcctgccaggatcagcgcggtgcgccggctgcagcggcggccattggagggtgaaccaacggcaaaaggaagacctttctctctgtctctctctctcactgtccactctgcctgtcaaaaaaaaaaaaaaaaaaagccggcgccgtggctcaataggctaatcctccaccttgcggcgccggcacaccgggttctagtcccggtcggggcgccggattctgtcccggttgcccctcttccaggccagctctctgctatggccagggagtgcagtggaggatggcccaggtgcttgggccctgcaccccatgggagaccaggaaaagcacctggctcctggctcctgccaggatcagcgcggtgcgccggctgcagcggcggccattggagggtgaaccaacggcaaaaggaagacctttctctctctgtctctctctctgtccactctgcctgtcaaaaaaaaaaaaaaaaaaaaaaaaaaaaagaaaagaacaagatgTGAGACCTTAGGAAGTGCTAATGTAGGATTGCATCACCAGCTCAAGAAAATGTCCTTAGAATAGTGCCTGGGACAGGGTCCCCACTATAGAAGCAATATCTGTTACTATGAATCCCAATTGAATGCTTGAGGGAGACAGGGGTTGAGGACTTGTGGGTGCTCAGATTGGTGGAGGCAGTTCTAACTGGTGTTCTGGATCCACCAAGCTGCACCCTCAGAACCTCTATCTACTGCCAAGCGCAGTTGTGTTGGAGATTAAATTTTATGAGTTTGCAAAATTTGTATCAACTGAGCAGATAAAAGTTAACATTGCTTTTCAGATGTTCCTTCTTGGCAAGGCTCACACAGGCCAAATGCAACAAGCAGTTAGGAGTCCAGGCTCTGGGATCACTGACCCTGGGTAATCTTGGTCAATTATTTCACTGTTTCTCATGTATTAGATATGGTGAATAATCTCAAGAGTTGATACAAGTAAATCCTTAGATACCTAATAGCCCTAACTTAATCAGCACTAGTTCTTGGAGTATTTATTGCTTCGTGGTCAGAGGAGGCCTGGAAGAGTAAACAGCATAGGGAAGCTGAATTGCAGC encodes the following:
- the TIGIT gene encoding T-cell immunoreceptor with Ig and ITIM domains encodes the protein MHWCFLLIWAQGLRQAPLLASGTMASMIVTTGNISAEEGGSAILQCHLSSTTTEVTQVNWEQQDRLLAVRHVDLGWHISPAFKERVVPGPSLSLTLLALTVNDTGEYFCTYHTYPDGIYKGRIFLEVRGSSEAEHSIGFQIPLFGAMATVLVVTCMVVLGVAALSRKKQFLRIHSAESGPRRTSAEQEERGPSVPSSLESCVQAATAPADLCLEQRGDDYDEPHDYFNVLSYRSLGSISFLAETG